In Glandiceps talaboti chromosome 6, keGlaTala1.1, whole genome shotgun sequence, one DNA window encodes the following:
- the LOC144436674 gene encoding carbohydrate sulfotransferase 11-like: MQRCVPRKYIVYYFTAVTLLVLMIFFLHQYGADRTTVFFNNQDRIRLLPKMATERLNTSVNSSHLTTSVMIDADIRKTTVAMTTDLNRAAIYKERRRRVDDVCKNHPEFRHSNPNINLLVDDTYKILYCPVEKTGNSNWRRVFLLLRGSFKDVTKIGMVYRYRYKMLNSYSPEERLFRLQNYTKFMFTRHPFSRVLSAFRDKLLDGPEPSFVRNYVPKVKKMLGLNSTGINITFGQFVQYLIKINQNAYNSHWKLTYQVCQPCAIKYDIIGNYETLNEDANYILQTIGADFEFPNIIPHRTNSSAADAMKEYFEELTPEQVNGLYKKYEIDFKMFGYDIPDYLRGSSKNKL, from the exons ATGCAACGCTGTGTACCAAGAAAATACATCGTGTACTACTTTACGGCAGTGACTTTACTAGTGctgatgatttttttcttacatCAATATG GCGCTGATCGGACCACAGTCTTCTTCAATAACCAAGACCGAATTCGGCTGCTTCCCAAAATGGCGACAGAACGTTTGAATACTTCTGTAAATAGTTCACACCTGACAACATCAGTGATGATAGATGCAGATATCAGGAAGACAACTGTTGCCATGACTACTGATCTG AATCGAGCAGCCATATACAAGGAGAGAAGAAGAAGAGTTGATGACGTATGCAAGAACCACCCAGAATTTCGTCACAGTAATCCAAACATCAATCTATTGGTAGACGATACATACAAAATTCTCTACTGTCCCGTGGAAAAAACCGGCAATTCCAACTGGAGAAGAGTGTTTCTACTTCTCAGGGGATCTTTCAAAGATGTTACCAAAATAGGCATGGTCTATAGATACAGATATAAAATGTTAAACTCCTATTCCCCAGAGGAAAGGTTGTTCAGATTACAGAACTACACCAAGTTTATGTTTACAAGACATCCATTCTCACGGGTCTTGTCAGCTTTTAGAGATAAGTTGTTAGACGGCCCCGAACCAAGTTTTGTTAGAAATTATGTTCCAAAGGTGAAGAAAATGTTGGGTTTGAATTCGactggaataaatattacatttggaCAATTTGTACAGTATTTGATAAAAATCAACCAAAACGCTTACAATTCACATTGGAAATTGACATATCAAGTCTGTCAGCCATGTGCAATTAAGTATGACATCATTGGAAATTATGAGACCCTGAACGAGGATGCCAACTACATCCTGCAAACTATTGGCGCAGACTTTGAATTCCCTAATATTATTCCACACAGAACAAATAGTTCGGCAGCTGATGCAATGAAGGAATATTTTGAAGAACTGACCCCTGAACAAGTCAATGGACTTTACAAAAAGTATGAAAtagatttcaaaatgtttgGGTATGATATTCCGGATTATCTTAGGGGATCATCAAAAAATAAACTCTGA